ATCGCCGCCGTCCCCGTGGTCGTCGTCTTCGCGTTCATCCAGAAGTGGCTGATCACCGGGTTCAGCGCGGGGGCGGTGAAGGGATGACGCCCGCGGCGCGGCCCGGCCGGACCGGGCAGGTGAAGGGAGACGCCGAGCGGCGTCCGTCCGCGGGCGGCCCCGCGCCCCGGCGGGCCACCGCACTCCCGCTGCCCGTCGTCCTCGCGGGCGCCCGGGGCCACGGCCGACGGCACCTGGAGAACATCCGCAGGCTCCAGGGCGAGGGGCTCCTGCGTCTCGTCGGCGTGTGCGAGCTGACGCCGCTCGGCGCGGCCGAACTCGACGGGCAGCACGTCCAGCAGTCCGCCGACCTGGGAGCCCTGCTCGACAGCACCGGCGCCGTGATCGCGGTGATCTGCACCCCCATCCCCACCCACACCGACCTGGCGCTGACCGCCGCGCGCCGTGGCGTCCACCTGCTCCTGGAGAAGCCGCCCGCGCCGTCCTACGCCGAGTTCCGGCGGATGGCCGACGGCGTCGCCGCCGCAGGCGTCGCCTGCCAGATCGGCTTCCAGTCCCTCGGCTCGCACGCCGTGCCCGCCGTCCGGGAACTGATCGCCCGGGGCGCGCTCGGCCGGGTGACCGGCATCGGCGCGGCGGGGGCCTGGGCCCGGGACGAGGCGTACTACCGGCGCGCGCCGTGGGCCGGCAGGCGGCGGCTCGACGGGGCGGACGTGGTCGACGGCGTGCTCACGAACCCGCTGGCCCACGCCGTCGCCACCGCCCTCGCCCTGGACGGCTCGACCCGCGCCGAGGACGTCACCGGCATCGTGACGGAGCTGCTGCGCGCCAACGACATCGAGTCCGACGACACCTCCTGCGTGCGGGTCACGACCACGGAGCGCGCGATCACCGTCGCGGCGACGCTCTGCGCCGAGAACCCGGGGGAACCGTACGTCGTCGTGCACGGCACGGAAGGCCGGATCACCTTCTGGTACAAGCAGGACCGGCTCCTGGTGCAGCGCTCCGGGCACGGCCCGGAGGAGACCGTGTACGGCCGCACCGACCTGTTGGAGAACCTCGTCGCACATCTGAGGGACGGCGTCGAACTCCTGGTCCCGCCCGCGGCGACCGGCGCGTTCATGAAGGTCGTGGAAGCGGTCCGGCGGGCACCCGAGCCCGTCGCGCTGCCCCCCGACGCCTGGAGTGTGCCGCCCGGCGAGAACCGCCGTGCCGTACGCGGCATCGACGCGCTCGTCGCCTCGGCGGCCGACACCCTCGCCCTCTACTCCGAACTGGGCGCCCCCTGGGCGCTCCCGAAAGAGGTGAGCACCGGATGAACGACACCTCGCTCGTCCTGAGCGCCGCGGGCCGGCCGGTGGGCCGCCACGTCCACCGGCCCGAACTGCCCGACCGGCTCTCCCCGCGCCCGTACCTCCACCCGGTCACGACCCTGGCCGGCACCCCCGTCACCGAGCTGAGCCCGGCCGACCACGCGCACCACCTCGGCGTCGGTGTCGCGGTCCCCGACGTCGAGGGGCACAACTTCTGGGGCGGGCGCACCTACGTCCGCGACCAGGGACCCACCGAACTCGACAACCACGGCGCCCAGCGGCACGCCACCTTCCGCGAGGCAGGCCCCGGCGGCTTCGTGGAGGACCTGCGCTGGACGGCCGCGGGCAGCGACCTGCTGACCGAACGCCGTACGGTCGCGGTGGTCGAACTCACCGACGCCGCCTGGGCGCTGGACTTCACGTTCGCGCTCACGAACGTCACGGCGCGAACGCTCTCCCTCGGCAGCCCGGCCACCAACGGACGGCCGGGCGCGGGATACGGCGGCTTCTTCTGGCGGGCCCGCAAGGAACCGGACGCCCCGCGGGTGTTCACCGCCGGCGCCGAGGGCGAGGACGCCGTGCACGCGTGCCCCGCGGACTGGCTCGCGCTCGCCGGCGCGAACTGGACGCTCGTGTTCGCGGGGGCCACCGAGGACACGCGCCGCGATCCGTGGTTCGTGCGCACGGCCCAGTACCCGGGCGTCGGTTCCTCCCTCGCCCACCGGGACCGGCTCACGGTCGCGGCCGGTGACACGCTCGTCCGCCGGATCGTCACCGTCGTCGCCGACGGCACCCTCGACCGGGCCGGAGCCGCGGCCCTGGCACGCGAGGCGGTGAGCACCTGATGGCCTTGCCCTCCGCCGACCTGGGTGACGGCACCTACCGGAACCCCGTCCTCGACGCCGACTGGTCCGACCCCGACGTGCTCCGCGTCGGCGACGACTTCTACCTCACCGCCTCCAGCTTCGGCCGGGCACCCGGCCTGCCCCTGCTGCACTCCCGCGACCTGGTCAACTGGACGCTCGTCGGCCATGCCCTCCAACGCCTGGAACCGGCAGCCGAGTTCGCCCGTCCCCGGCACGACCGCGGGGTCTGGGCACCGTCCCTGCGTCACCACGACGACCGCTTCTGGATCTTCTGGGGCGACCCGGACCACGGCATCTTCCAGATCAACGCCCCCGGGATCAGGGGCCCTTGGACTCCGCCGCACCTGGTGAAGGAGGGCAAGGGACTCATCGACGCCTGCCCCCTGTGGGACGAGGAGAGCGGCGAGGCGTACCTCGTGCACGCCTGGGCCAAGTCCCGCGCGGGTGTGAAGAACCGGCTCACCGGACACCGCATGCGCCCGGACGGGACCGGGCTGCTCGACGAGGGCAAGGTGATCGTCGACGCCGACCGCATCCCCGGCTGGTTCACCCTCGAAGGCCCCAAGGCCTACCGGCACGACGGCTGGTTCTGGATCTTCGCGCCGGCCGGGGGAGTCGAGACGGGCTGGCAGGGCGTCCTCCGCTCGCGCGGCTTCTTCGGGCCCTACGAGGAGAAGGTGGTGCTGGAGCAGGGGAACACGCCGGTCAACGGCCCGCACCAGGGCGGCTGGGTGCGCACCCCGACGGGCGAGGACTGGTTCCTGCACTTCCAGCAGCGTGGCGCCCACGGGCGAGTGGTCCACCTCCAGCCGATGCGCTGGGCGGGGGACGACGCCGGCGGGTGCTGGCCCGTCCTGGGTGACGCGGGCGTCCCCGTCGCCGTCCACCGGAAGCCGGACCTGCCCACCCAGCCGCCGTCCGCCCCCGCCACCGACGACGACTTCCCCGGAGGCCGCTTCGGGCGCCAGTGGCAGTGGACCGCCAACCCCCAGGACGGCTGGGCGCCCCAGCACTCCGGCGACGGACTCCGGCTCAGCTGCGTCCGCGCACGCGCCCCCCGCGCCCCTGGTGGCCCCGGTGATCCGTGCGTCCCGTACGACCTGCGCACGCTGCCGCACGTCCTCACCCAGCGGCTGCCCGGCGCGGCCGCCACCGTCGAGGTCGGTCTGCGCCTCGACAGCGAGGAGCCGGGCGCCCGCGCGGGGCTCGCGGTGCTCGGCGACGCCTACCGCTGGATCGGGCTCCGGCGGGAGCCCGACGGATCGGTGCGGCTCGTGCACCGGTTCGCCGAGCCGCTCACCCCGGGTGCGGTCGCCGCGCCCCCGGAGCAGCGCACGGCCGAGCGGGACGCCGCCTCCTCCTTCGAGGCGCCGGGCGGCCGCGCACGGCTGTGGATCGAGATCGGCGCCGACGCCCGCTGCCGCTTCTCGTGCGACGTCGGCGGGGGCCGGCAGCCCACCGGGCAGGTCTTCGCCGCGACGCCCTGGCGCTGGGTCGGCGCCCTGCTCGGGCTCTTCGCCCTGGCGCCGGACGGCGGGGGACCCGCCGGTGCCGCCACGTTCACCCGGTTCCGGGTCACCGCGACCCGCTGAGAGTCACTTCCTGTCGTCCGTCCGCCTGTTGGGAGCCGCAATGACGCACCTCCGTAGCAAGCGCTTGCCGAATGCGGAGGGAAGGGCGTGTCCCTTCCCTGAGCAGCCGAGTTCCGGCCGTCCGGAACAAATCGTCCACCGCACAGCCCTGTTGGAACCGGAAGAAGAGAGCCGACCGATGAAGACCAGCTCCCTGAGGAACAGCACACCGAGGACCGGCCGGTCGTGGACCGGCGGCCGGCGCACGGCCGTGGCGGTCGCTCTCGGCTCGGTGCTCGCACTGACCGCCACCGCCTGCGGGGACGACGGCAGCGGCAGCGCCGGGGACAAGGGCACCGAGGGTTCCGGCAAGGGCGAGATCACCTTCTGGGACACCAACGGCGGTGTCCGTACGGACATCTGGAAGCAGATCATCGCGGACTTCGAGAAGAAGTACCCCGCCATCAAGGTCGACTACGTCGGGATCCCCGCGGCGAGCGCCCAGTCCAAGTACGACACCGCGATCCAGGGCGGCGGGCTGCCGGACGTCGGCGGGGTGGGCACCGCGATGCTCGCCGAGGTCGCCGTCCAGGGCGCGTTGGAGCCGCTGGACGGCCGGCTCGGGAAGAGCCCGCTGAAGGGGAAGCTGAGCGAGAACCTCCTCGACGTGAGCCGGGCCGCCGGCGGCGGGGACACTCTGTACCAGGTGCCGACCTCCGCCAACAACGGCACGCTCTGGTACCGCACCGACCTGTTCAAGGCGGCCGGACTGGACGCGCCGACCACCTGGTCGAAGTTCTACGACGCCGCCGGGAAGCTCAGCGACAAGGGGAAGAACAGGTTCGGGTTCACCATCCGCGGTGGTGAGGGATCCATCGCGCCGGCCCTGGACGCCGCGTACGGACAGTCCGGGATCACGTCGTTCTGGAACGGCGACCGGACCACGGTCAACGACCCCAAGAACGTGGCAGCCCTGGCGAAGTACGTCGCCCTGTACAAGAAGGTCACGCCCTCCGCCGACGTCAACAACGACTTCACCAAGATGGTCGCGCAGTGGGACAGCGGCACCATCGGCATGCTGAGCCACAACCTCGGCTCCTACCAGGACCACCTGAAGGCGCTGGGCGCGGGCACGTTCCGCGGTGTCCCGAACCCCACGCAGGACGACGGCACGCGCGTCCAGGTGTCCAACCCGGTCGACGGCCTGAGCCTCTTCAAGTCCGGCAAGAACAAGGCGGCCGCCTGGAAGTTCATCGAGTTCGCCGTCTCGGCGGCGGAGAACTCCAAGTTCAACGAGTCCGCGGGACAGGTGCCGGCGAACACCGACGCCGCCAAGGACCCGTGGATCCAGCGGGCCGAGCCGACCCGGCTGGCCGCGGAGGCGCTGAACGGCGGCAGCACCAAGATCGTGCAGCTGCCCTACTACCTGCCCGACTGGAACACCATCTCCAAGGCCGACAACGAACCCAACTTCCAGAAGGTGCTGCTCGGCAAGATGAGCGCGAAGGACTTCCTGGACACGCTGGCGGACCAGCTGAACGCGGCCCAGGCCGACTGGAAGGCCCACCGGTAGGACCTGCGAGGAGGCGGCCGGCGACCCGCCGGCCGCCTCCCGGTCGCCCCGTGGCGGGGCCCCGCGCCCAACGCCCACGCCACCCGTCCGATCCACCGAGCCGAAGGAAAGAGAGAGCCGCATCATGAACGCACGTACATGTCATGTACATGAAATAGGTTGGCGTACGGCCGCCGCACGGCGGACCGTCGCGCTGATCGGCTGCACCGCTCTCGTCTGCGCCGTCACCGGCACCACCGCCCAGGCCCGGCCCCGCGACCCCGCCCGCCAGACGCTCCCCGCCCGGGACGGCTGGGCGTCCCAGGGGACCGGAACCACCGGCGGCTCGGCCGCCGCGCCGGCGCTGGTCCGCACCGTCACGACGTGGGCGCAGTTCCGGGCCGCGCTCGCGGCGGGCGGCAGCGAGCCGAAGATCATCAAGGTGAGAGGCACGATCGACGCCGGCGCCGACGGCTGCGACGCCTTCGCCGCCCCCGGCTACGACTTCGCCCGGTACCTGGCCGACTACGACCCGGCCGTCTGGGGCTACGACCAGGTGGTCAGCGGGGAACAGGAGGACCTCCGGGCCGCCTCCGCCGCCCGTCAGGACACCGCCGTCAAGGCCTACGTCCCCGCGAACACCACCGTCGTCGGGGTCGGGCGCGACGCGGGGTTCAAGGGGGCGAGCCTCCAGATCAAGGGAGTCGACAACGTCATCGTCCGCAACCTCTCCTTCGAGAGCCCCCTCGACTGCTTCCCGCAGTGGGACCCGACCGACGGCGACACCGGGAACTGGAACTCCGAGTACGACAGCGCCGTCGTCCACGGCGCCACGCACGTCTGGCTCGACCACAACACGTTCACCGACGGCGCCCACCCGGACAGCTCGCTGCCGACGTACTTCGGGCGGATCTACGAACAGCACGACGGTGAACTGGACATCGTCCAGGGCGCCGACTACGTGACCGCGTCGTGGAACGTGTTCGCGGACCACGACAAGACCATCCTGGTCGGCAACAGCGACAGCGCGGCGACCGCGGCCGTGGACCGGGGCCATCTGAAGGTCACCTTCCACCACAACCTGTTCACCGGTCTCGTCGAGCGCGCTCCGCGGGTCCGCTTCGGTCAGGTCGACTCCTACAACAACCACTTCGTGGCCGGCGCCGGCTACGCCTACAGCTACGGCATCGGGATGGAGTCCCGACTCGTCGCCGAACACAACGCGTTCACCCTGCCGGACGGGATCGGGACCGGGACCGTCCTGAAGAAGTGGAAGGAGGCGCCGGTGACCGCCGCGGACAACGTCGTCAACGGCGTCCGTACCGACCTGATCGCCGTGCACAACGCGCAGATCCCCGCCGAGACGCTTCAGTCC
The window above is part of the Streptomyces sp. NBC_01428 genome. Proteins encoded here:
- a CDS encoding glycoside hydrolase family 43 protein translates to MALPSADLGDGTYRNPVLDADWSDPDVLRVGDDFYLTASSFGRAPGLPLLHSRDLVNWTLVGHALQRLEPAAEFARPRHDRGVWAPSLRHHDDRFWIFWGDPDHGIFQINAPGIRGPWTPPHLVKEGKGLIDACPLWDEESGEAYLVHAWAKSRAGVKNRLTGHRMRPDGTGLLDEGKVIVDADRIPGWFTLEGPKAYRHDGWFWIFAPAGGVETGWQGVLRSRGFFGPYEEKVVLEQGNTPVNGPHQGGWVRTPTGEDWFLHFQQRGAHGRVVHLQPMRWAGDDAGGCWPVLGDAGVPVAVHRKPDLPTQPPSAPATDDDFPGGRFGRQWQWTANPQDGWAPQHSGDGLRLSCVRARAPRAPGGPGDPCVPYDLRTLPHVLTQRLPGAAATVEVGLRLDSEEPGARAGLAVLGDAYRWIGLRREPDGSVRLVHRFAEPLTPGAVAAPPEQRTAERDAASSFEAPGGRARLWIEIGADARCRFSCDVGGGRQPTGQVFAATPWRWVGALLGLFALAPDGGGPAGAATFTRFRVTATR
- a CDS encoding Gfo/Idh/MocA family protein — protein: MTPAARPGRTGQVKGDAERRPSAGGPAPRRATALPLPVVLAGARGHGRRHLENIRRLQGEGLLRLVGVCELTPLGAAELDGQHVQQSADLGALLDSTGAVIAVICTPIPTHTDLALTAARRGVHLLLEKPPAPSYAEFRRMADGVAAAGVACQIGFQSLGSHAVPAVRELIARGALGRVTGIGAAGAWARDEAYYRRAPWAGRRRLDGADVVDGVLTNPLAHAVATALALDGSTRAEDVTGIVTELLRANDIESDDTSCVRVTTTERAITVAATLCAENPGEPYVVVHGTEGRITFWYKQDRLLVQRSGHGPEETVYGRTDLLENLVAHLRDGVELLVPPAATGAFMKVVEAVRRAPEPVALPPDAWSVPPGENRRAVRGIDALVASAADTLALYSELGAPWALPKEVSTG
- a CDS encoding pectate lyase family protein, translating into MNARTCHVHEIGWRTAAARRTVALIGCTALVCAVTGTTAQARPRDPARQTLPARDGWASQGTGTTGGSAAAPALVRTVTTWAQFRAALAAGGSEPKIIKVRGTIDAGADGCDAFAAPGYDFARYLADYDPAVWGYDQVVSGEQEDLRAASAARQDTAVKAYVPANTTVVGVGRDAGFKGASLQIKGVDNVIVRNLSFESPLDCFPQWDPTDGDTGNWNSEYDSAVVHGATHVWLDHNTFTDGAHPDSSLPTYFGRIYEQHDGELDIVQGADYVTASWNVFADHDKTILVGNSDSAATAAVDRGHLKVTFHHNLFTGLVERAPRVRFGQVDSYNNHFVAGAGYAYSYGIGMESRLVAEHNAFTLPDGIGTGTVLKKWKEAPVTAADNVVNGVRTDLIAVHNAQIPAETLQSGAGWTPVLRTTVNRPQAVPALVDHGAGARRIH
- a CDS encoding PmoA family protein — translated: MNDTSLVLSAAGRPVGRHVHRPELPDRLSPRPYLHPVTTLAGTPVTELSPADHAHHLGVGVAVPDVEGHNFWGGRTYVRDQGPTELDNHGAQRHATFREAGPGGFVEDLRWTAAGSDLLTERRTVAVVELTDAAWALDFTFALTNVTARTLSLGSPATNGRPGAGYGGFFWRARKEPDAPRVFTAGAEGEDAVHACPADWLALAGANWTLVFAGATEDTRRDPWFVRTAQYPGVGSSLAHRDRLTVAAGDTLVRRIVTVVADGTLDRAGAAALAREAVST
- a CDS encoding ABC transporter substrate-binding protein, which translates into the protein MKTSSLRNSTPRTGRSWTGGRRTAVAVALGSVLALTATACGDDGSGSAGDKGTEGSGKGEITFWDTNGGVRTDIWKQIIADFEKKYPAIKVDYVGIPAASAQSKYDTAIQGGGLPDVGGVGTAMLAEVAVQGALEPLDGRLGKSPLKGKLSENLLDVSRAAGGGDTLYQVPTSANNGTLWYRTDLFKAAGLDAPTTWSKFYDAAGKLSDKGKNRFGFTIRGGEGSIAPALDAAYGQSGITSFWNGDRTTVNDPKNVAALAKYVALYKKVTPSADVNNDFTKMVAQWDSGTIGMLSHNLGSYQDHLKALGAGTFRGVPNPTQDDGTRVQVSNPVDGLSLFKSGKNKAAAWKFIEFAVSAAENSKFNESAGQVPANTDAAKDPWIQRAEPTRLAAEALNGGSTKIVQLPYYLPDWNTISKADNEPNFQKVLLGKMSAKDFLDTLADQLNAAQADWKAHR